One window from the genome of Thermoleophilaceae bacterium encodes:
- the fliF gene encoding flagellar basal-body MS-ring/collar protein FliF: MTGARSLLVNVTPRGRIVLVACAVGILLLAFFMFRMATAPSYSTIVSGVDPADTGKMTAALDEQGIGYELQNNGTALAVEKAQVPKARIALAETGLTGGDKPGFELFDDQKLGASDFQQQVTYQRALEGEVARTVGQVDGVAAAQVQLTLPEDQLFSEEAKPATAAVLLQAGGGALDPAAVRGIARLVSSSVEGLKPSNVTITDQSGQLLWPTGDGEGSMSAGTKQAAEARVERELEGSLNALLLRTLGPNKGQVQVQADVNANEATEDRLEYEDEGTPLKQRTETEQLEGGGAGGGGAAGAEGNIPTFAQGGGGASNYDRESEETDFGVDKTVTRTRIAPGSVEGLDVALVLDKTVPPADVTALEEAVAGAAGVDEERGDTLTVSQIEFAAIPKPEETGGPIGAALDPAKYAALGLGTLIFLVLVARHLRRREDDEIGASPVWLRELETPTTLAELERSEPAYSGRTVPAPNRLHDDIEGMAERDPDRVAQQVRAWMNEA; encoded by the coding sequence ATGACCGGCGCCCGCTCCCTCCTCGTGAACGTGACCCCGCGCGGGCGCATCGTGCTGGTCGCCTGCGCGGTCGGCATCCTGTTGCTGGCCTTCTTCATGTTCCGGATGGCCACCGCGCCCAGCTACTCCACGATCGTGAGCGGCGTCGACCCGGCGGACACCGGCAAGATGACCGCGGCGCTGGACGAGCAGGGCATCGGCTACGAGCTCCAGAACAACGGCACCGCGCTGGCCGTCGAGAAGGCGCAGGTGCCCAAGGCCCGCATCGCGCTCGCCGAGACCGGCCTGACCGGCGGCGACAAGCCCGGCTTCGAGCTCTTCGACGACCAGAAGCTCGGCGCCAGCGACTTCCAGCAGCAGGTGACCTACCAGCGCGCGCTCGAGGGCGAGGTGGCTCGCACCGTCGGCCAGGTGGACGGCGTGGCGGCCGCGCAGGTGCAGCTCACCCTGCCAGAGGACCAGCTCTTCTCCGAGGAGGCCAAGCCGGCCACCGCCGCGGTGCTGCTGCAGGCAGGGGGTGGCGCACTCGACCCGGCCGCCGTGCGCGGCATCGCCCGGCTGGTGTCGTCGTCGGTCGAGGGCCTGAAGCCCTCCAACGTGACCATCACCGACCAGAGCGGCCAGCTGCTGTGGCCCACCGGCGACGGCGAGGGCTCCATGAGCGCGGGCACCAAGCAGGCCGCCGAGGCGCGCGTGGAGCGCGAGCTGGAGGGCAGCCTCAACGCGCTTCTCCTGCGCACCCTCGGCCCGAACAAGGGCCAGGTGCAGGTGCAGGCCGACGTGAACGCGAACGAGGCCACCGAGGACCGCCTGGAGTACGAGGACGAGGGAACCCCGCTCAAGCAGCGCACCGAGACCGAGCAGCTCGAGGGCGGCGGCGCGGGCGGGGGCGGCGCCGCGGGCGCCGAGGGCAACATCCCCACCTTCGCCCAGGGCGGGGGCGGCGCCTCGAACTACGACCGCGAGTCCGAGGAGACCGACTTCGGCGTGGACAAGACCGTGACCCGCACCCGCATCGCTCCCGGGTCCGTGGAGGGCCTCGACGTTGCCCTGGTGCTCGACAAGACGGTGCCTCCGGCTGACGTCACCGCGCTCGAGGAGGCGGTGGCCGGCGCGGCGGGTGTCGACGAGGAGCGCGGCGACACCCTGACCGTCAGCCAGATCGAGTTCGCCGCGATCCCCAAGCCCGAGGAGACCGGCGGCCCGATCGGCGCCGCGCTCGACCCGGCCAAGTACGCGGCGCTGGGCCTGGGCACGCTCATCTTCCTCGTGCTCGTGGCGCGCCACCTGCGCCGTCGCGAGGACGACGAGATCGGCGCCTCCCCGGTGTGGCTGCGCGAGCTCGAGACGCCCACGACGCTGGCCGAGCTGGAGCGCTCCGAGCCGGCCTACAGCGGGCGCACGGTGCCGGCGCCCAACCGCCTCCACGACGACATCGAGGGCATGGCCGAGCGCGACCCCGACCGTGTGGCGCAGCAGGTGCGCGCCTGGATGAACGAGGCCTGA
- the fliG gene encoding flagellar motor switch protein FliG, which yields MADAVVTDSLETPDEQPATAMLPARTTRLKLEGRKKSAVLLVSLGPEKAAEIFRHLREEEIEELSLEMAKLREVPSETVDSIYEEVIENAAAYSYFAEGGVAYAKDVLERSLGPERAQEIIGRLSAVIEMRPFEFLRRTPPEQIHAFLRNEAPQTMALVIANLHTTLAAQVLSQLDDAEQAEVALRIARMSETSPEVIKEVEQVIRQKLSNVLSQEYAAAGGVKSLAEILNNADRPTERNVLENLAQRNQELADEIRALLFVFEDVVKLDDRAVQQVLKEIDTKDLALALRGVADDVREKVLANMSQRGAEMLTDEIEYMPPQRRAVVEEAQGRIVAEIRRLEESGALVISRGSGEGDDELVV from the coding sequence ATGGCCGACGCGGTTGTCACCGACAGCCTGGAGACGCCGGACGAACAGCCCGCCACCGCCATGCTGCCGGCCCGCACGACCCGGCTCAAGCTCGAGGGCAGGAAGAAGTCCGCCGTGCTGCTGGTGAGCCTCGGGCCCGAGAAGGCGGCCGAGATCTTCCGCCACCTGCGCGAGGAGGAGATCGAGGAGCTCTCGCTCGAGATGGCCAAGCTCCGCGAGGTGCCGTCGGAGACCGTGGACTCGATCTACGAGGAGGTCATCGAGAACGCCGCCGCCTACAGCTACTTCGCCGAGGGCGGGGTGGCGTACGCGAAGGACGTCCTCGAGCGCTCGCTGGGCCCGGAGCGCGCGCAGGAGATAATCGGGCGCCTGTCCGCAGTGATCGAGATGCGGCCGTTCGAGTTCCTGCGCCGCACCCCGCCCGAGCAGATCCACGCCTTCCTCCGCAACGAGGCCCCGCAGACCATGGCGCTCGTGATCGCCAATCTCCACACCACGCTGGCGGCGCAGGTCCTCTCCCAGCTCGACGACGCCGAGCAGGCCGAGGTGGCGCTGCGCATCGCGCGCATGAGCGAGACCTCGCCGGAGGTCATCAAGGAGGTCGAGCAGGTCATCCGCCAGAAGCTCTCCAACGTGCTCTCCCAGGAGTACGCGGCGGCGGGCGGCGTCAAGTCCCTGGCGGAGATCCTCAACAACGCCGACCGCCCCACCGAGCGCAACGTGCTCGAGAACCTCGCCCAGCGCAACCAGGAGCTGGCGGACGAGATCCGCGCCCTGCTGTTCGTGTTCGAGGATGTCGTCAAGCTCGACGACCGCGCCGTTCAGCAGGTGCTCAAGGAGATCGACACCAAGGACCTCGCGCTGGCGCTGCGCGGCGTGGCCGACGACGTGCGCGAGAAGGTGCTGGCCAACATGTCGCAGCGCGGCGCCGAGATGCTGACGGACGAGATCGAGTACATGCCCCCGCAGCGGCGCGCAGTGGTCGAGGAGGCGCAGGGCCGCATCGTCGCCGAGATCCGCCGGCTCGAGGAGTCGGGCGCGCTGGTGATCTCGCGCGGGTCGGGCGAGGGGGACGACGAGCTCGTCGTCTGA
- a CDS encoding FliH/SctL family protein produces the protein MDAFAFEQLAPAAPTVERAGAALDDETIATLRAAVQAESVQAAEALRADAREQGRREGLEAARVELESAAQALAAALAEVAEERRASTDVLEREAVELALHIAEKVLCGTLEVQPERVLDVVRGSLRRVVDRERVTVLVNPGDLELVRDAAGSLTGALGGMGRLEICEERRVAPGGCVLRTVDGEIDARVGEQLDRARELMEAELGG, from the coding sequence GTGGACGCCTTCGCATTCGAGCAGCTGGCCCCGGCCGCGCCCACGGTGGAGCGCGCCGGCGCCGCGCTGGACGACGAGACCATCGCCACGCTGCGGGCCGCCGTGCAGGCCGAGTCGGTGCAGGCCGCGGAGGCCCTGCGGGCCGACGCGCGCGAACAGGGAAGGCGCGAGGGCCTGGAGGCCGCGCGCGTGGAGCTCGAGTCCGCCGCCCAGGCGCTGGCCGCCGCGTTGGCCGAGGTGGCCGAGGAGCGCCGCGCCAGCACCGACGTGCTCGAGCGCGAGGCCGTGGAGCTGGCGCTGCACATCGCCGAGAAGGTCCTCTGCGGCACCCTCGAGGTGCAGCCCGAGCGCGTGCTCGACGTGGTCCGCGGCTCGCTGCGGCGCGTGGTGGACCGCGAGCGTGTGACCGTGCTGGTGAATCCGGGCGACCTGGAGCTGGTGCGCGACGCCGCCGGCTCGCTCACGGGCGCGCTCGGCGGCATGGGGCGGCTGGAGATCTGTGAGGAGCGCCGCGTCGCGCCCGGCGGCTGCGTGCTGCGCACCGTCGACGGCGAGATCGACGCGCGGGTCGGCGAGCAGCTCGACCGCGCGCGCGAGCTGATGGAAGCGGAGCTCGGAGGGTGA
- a CDS encoding FliI/YscN family ATPase, with the protein MSVPTLAGAGDAVRRADLQRRHGRVRDLIGLVVEATGVEAEVGEVCMVETGRDQPPVPAEVVGFRGSRTLLMPLGDMHGIGPGKPVTATGEPFRVNAGDGLLGRVVNGLAQPIDGLGPLPPGRPRSTIARPPDPLERPRITERVALGVRALDTLVPCGRGQRLGIFAGSGVGKSSLLGMIARSTSADVNVIALVGERGREVREFVERDLGDALERSVVVVATSDEPALVRIKAAFAATAIAEHFRDEGAHVMLMMDSVTRFAMAQREVGLAIGEPPATRGYTPSVFALLPRLLERSGTAPKGSITGLYTVLVDGDDMNEPIADAVRSILDGHCVLTRRLAHAGHYPAIDVLQSVSRLQSEIAPDGTQAAGQEVRRLLAAYREKEDLISIGAYQGGTDPAVDAAIALRPRIDAFLRQRAEDGSDLAAADGLICEIAAAVDVLPAEAAAPVDESASGPPPVAPGPAAIPPLQLQV; encoded by the coding sequence GTGAGCGTCCCTACGCTCGCCGGCGCCGGAGACGCCGTGCGGCGCGCCGACCTGCAGCGCCGCCACGGCCGCGTGCGCGACCTCATCGGCCTCGTCGTCGAGGCCACCGGCGTGGAGGCCGAGGTGGGCGAGGTCTGCATGGTGGAGACGGGTCGCGACCAGCCGCCGGTGCCCGCCGAGGTGGTGGGCTTTCGCGGCTCGCGCACTCTCCTCATGCCCCTCGGCGACATGCACGGCATCGGCCCCGGCAAGCCGGTGACCGCAACCGGCGAGCCCTTCCGCGTGAACGCCGGGGACGGCCTGCTCGGGCGCGTTGTCAACGGCCTGGCGCAGCCCATCGACGGCCTCGGCCCTCTGCCCCCGGGGCGTCCGCGCTCCACCATCGCCCGTCCTCCCGACCCGCTGGAGCGGCCGCGGATCACCGAGCGCGTGGCGCTCGGGGTGCGCGCGCTCGACACACTCGTGCCCTGCGGCCGCGGCCAGCGCCTGGGCATCTTCGCCGGCTCGGGAGTGGGCAAGTCCTCCCTGCTCGGCATGATCGCCCGCTCGACCTCGGCGGACGTGAACGTGATCGCGCTGGTGGGCGAGCGCGGCCGCGAGGTGCGCGAGTTCGTGGAGCGCGACCTCGGCGACGCCCTGGAGCGCAGCGTGGTGGTGGTGGCCACCTCGGACGAGCCCGCGCTGGTGCGGATCAAGGCGGCATTCGCCGCCACCGCGATCGCGGAGCACTTCCGCGACGAGGGCGCCCACGTGATGCTGATGATGGACTCGGTCACGCGCTTCGCCATGGCGCAGCGCGAGGTGGGCCTCGCCATCGGAGAGCCGCCCGCCACACGCGGCTACACGCCGTCCGTATTCGCCCTGCTGCCGCGCCTGCTCGAGCGCTCCGGCACCGCGCCAAAGGGCTCGATCACCGGCCTCTACACGGTGCTCGTGGACGGCGACGACATGAACGAGCCGATCGCCGACGCGGTGCGCTCGATCCTGGACGGCCACTGCGTGCTCACCCGCCGCCTTGCCCACGCCGGCCATTACCCGGCGATCGACGTGCTGCAGAGCGTTTCGCGGCTCCAGTCGGAGATCGCCCCGGACGGGACGCAGGCCGCCGGCCAGGAGGTGCGCCGGCTGCTGGCCGCCTACCGGGAGAAGGAAGACCTCATCTCGATCGGCGCGTACCAGGGAGGGACCGACCCGGCGGTGGACGCCGCCATCGCGCTGCGACCCCGGATCGACGCCTTTCTGCGCCAGCGCGCGGAGGACGGCAGCGACCTCGCGGCGGCCGACGGCCTGATCTGTGAGATCGCCGCCGCCGTGGACGTCCTGCCGGCGGAGGCCGCGGCGCCCGTCGACGAAAGTGCTTCAGGGCCTCCGCCCGTGGCGCCCGGTCCGGCGGCCATACCGCCGCTCCAGTTGCAGGTCTGA
- a CDS encoding FliM/FliN family flagellar motor switch protein — protein sequence MKKARMSRVRVIDFRRPSKFPREQVRRLQHAHEAFCRSAATRLSAELRGAVRLAVSGADQLPWVAAIEEAPSDALVAVLELEPHGKHVALVVELPLAACVVDRMLGAGSQARTEAPGGLTDVEVAILRRGITSLVEPLSSTWLDLSGASLKLEEIESSPVSVQLAPPSEPTLVIEIAMTVADVESRLLLLLPHRSVDAVLKRVSRADEDRSADDGSCEEAVRNAMQAVEVELRAEAGAVQMPLSAVQDLKPGDMLRLKRRADEGVILRAGDVAAYVAAPGRNGRSRAVQVRRRSS from the coding sequence ATGAAGAAGGCCAGGATGTCGCGCGTCCGCGTCATCGACTTCCGGCGGCCGTCGAAGTTCCCCCGGGAGCAGGTACGGCGGCTTCAGCATGCCCACGAGGCCTTCTGCCGCTCCGCCGCCACGCGGCTGTCGGCCGAGCTGCGCGGCGCCGTGCGCCTCGCCGTGTCCGGCGCGGACCAGCTTCCCTGGGTGGCCGCCATCGAGGAGGCGCCCTCCGACGCGCTGGTGGCCGTGCTCGAGCTCGAGCCGCACGGCAAGCACGTGGCGCTCGTCGTGGAGCTGCCGCTGGCCGCCTGCGTCGTGGACCGGATGCTCGGTGCCGGCTCGCAGGCCCGCACGGAGGCGCCCGGCGGCCTCACCGACGTCGAGGTGGCCATCCTGCGCCGCGGCATCACGAGTCTCGTGGAGCCGCTCTCGAGCACCTGGCTCGACCTCTCCGGGGCCTCACTCAAGCTCGAGGAGATCGAAAGCTCCCCGGTGTCCGTCCAGCTCGCCCCGCCGAGCGAGCCCACGCTGGTGATCGAGATCGCCATGACCGTGGCCGACGTCGAGTCGCGCCTGCTCCTGCTGCTGCCGCACCGCTCCGTGGACGCCGTCCTGAAGCGCGTCTCGCGCGCCGACGAGGACCGCAGCGCCGACGACGGCAGCTGTGAGGAGGCCGTGCGCAACGCGATGCAGGCCGTGGAGGTCGAGCTGCGCGCCGAGGCCGGCGCCGTCCAGATGCCGCTGTCGGCCGTGCAGGACCTCAAGCCGGGAGACATGCTGCGGCTCAAGCGCCGCGCCGACGAGGGCGTGATCCTGCGGGCCGGCGACGTCGCCGCCTACGTGGCCGCCCCCGGCCGCAACGGCCGCTCCCGCGCGGTGCAGGTGCGGCGGAGGTCGTCGTGA
- a CDS encoding FliM/FliN family flagellar motor switch protein, translated as MNSEDMLDVEVRVSAELGRARLPVGEVLDLSSGAVVDLDREADAPVDVYVNGMLFGSGRLVAVDGEWAVRLEAVEQPGA; from the coding sequence GTGAACAGCGAGGACATGCTCGACGTCGAGGTCCGCGTGTCCGCGGAGCTGGGCCGCGCCCGGCTGCCCGTGGGCGAGGTGCTGGACCTGAGCTCGGGCGCAGTCGTGGACCTCGACCGCGAGGCCGACGCCCCCGTCGACGTGTACGTGAACGGCATGCTGTTCGGCAGCGGGCGGCTCGTGGCGGTGGACGGCGAGTGGGCCGTGCGCCTCGAGGCCGTCGAGCAGCCCGGCGCCTAG
- the fliJ gene encoding flagellar export protein FliJ, with amino-acid sequence MTRPFQFRLERVRALRERAEDSAKEELAASLSYRLKGEAMLRAAADRMSGAQDACRSDEGRTATGEQLMALQSYLESTERARIAAAEDLTRREADVEDRRGKLIAAARERQALERLKERRRADHRLEESRSENAALDEMATALHRRKEALR; translated from the coding sequence GTGACCCGTCCCTTCCAGTTCCGGCTGGAGCGCGTCCGTGCGCTGCGTGAGCGTGCGGAGGACTCTGCCAAGGAGGAGCTCGCCGCTTCGCTGTCGTATCGCCTCAAGGGCGAGGCGATGCTGCGCGCGGCCGCCGACCGCATGTCCGGCGCGCAGGATGCCTGCCGCTCCGACGAGGGTCGCACGGCCACCGGCGAGCAGCTCATGGCGCTGCAGTCCTACCTGGAGAGCACGGAGCGGGCGCGCATCGCCGCGGCCGAGGACCTGACGAGGCGCGAGGCCGATGTCGAGGATCGGCGCGGGAAGCTGATAGCGGCCGCGCGCGAGCGCCAGGCGCTCGAGCGACTCAAGGAGCGCCGCCGCGCCGATCACCGGCTGGAGGAGAGTCGCAGCGAGAACGCCGCGCTCGACGAGATGGCCACGGCGCTGCACCGGCGCAAGGAGGCGCTGCGATGA
- a CDS encoding lytic transglycosylase domain-containing protein, which produces MSVAAAVARVAEIDAMIGRAAGAPASAGPGFQQQLAAAQAAPAAQSAAGVPGAAGANTPFGAEIDAAAARHGLDPALLRGLIRAESGFNPNAGSPAGAQGLAQLMPGTARSLGVTNPLDPVQSIEGGGRYLRQQLDRFGGDERLALAAYNAGPGAVQRHGGVPPYAETQNYVQKVLGYAAEYRSAAPAAAAPAALAPATALPSPAGSTSLPYPVT; this is translated from the coding sequence ATGAGCGTCGCCGCCGCCGTCGCCCGCGTCGCCGAGATCGACGCCATGATCGGCCGCGCCGCCGGGGCTCCCGCCTCCGCCGGCCCCGGCTTCCAGCAGCAGCTCGCCGCCGCCCAGGCGGCGCCCGCCGCGCAGTCCGCGGCCGGCGTGCCCGGCGCCGCGGGCGCGAACACTCCCTTCGGCGCCGAGATCGACGCGGCCGCCGCGCGCCACGGACTCGACCCGGCGCTGCTGCGCGGCCTCATTCGCGCCGAGTCCGGCTTCAACCCCAACGCGGGCAGTCCCGCGGGCGCCCAGGGCCTGGCCCAGCTCATGCCCGGCACCGCCCGCTCGCTGGGCGTGACCAACCCGCTGGACCCCGTGCAGTCGATCGAGGGCGGGGGGCGCTACCTGCGCCAGCAGCTCGATCGCTTCGGTGGCGACGAGCGCCTGGCGCTGGCTGCGTACAACGCCGGTCCGGGCGCCGTGCAGCGCCATGGCGGCGTGCCGCCGTATGCGGAGACGCAGAACTACGTCCAGAAGGTGCTCGGCTACGCCGCGGAGTACCGCTCGGCTGCCCCGGCGGCGGCTGCCCCGGCTGCGCTTGCCCCGGCCACGGCTCTTCCGAGCCCGGCCGGATCCACGTCCCTTCCCTACCCGGTGACCTGA
- a CDS encoding flagellar hook-length control protein FliK has translation MTTERIAAPPPSTGAPPGRRAAEAKGDPFGALLDLHQARSAKAEGTHRRGPDAAPQEEKPTGGEDAPGAARDNCGPSGRDEVRGGEGDGHDCHGREGKVHSGEGHDGHGEGKGQGHDCQDGEAAVAVEAPAATPAQPAVPAPPAAGTGATTPAQPATPGAGRAPATGQAPAQPGAAITPATVPGEAGASVPVTAAVNGQPAAASAEAKAVAVGGQVAAAPAEAKATAINGQPAAATAEARPGTTTVRPEAAAAPAVPATPAQPAGGNAAGHGGGAGTQPEQKAMPAQPAPAATQGQPASQAQPAAQAQPAAQAQPAAQAQPAAQAQPATPAQPAAPAQAQAPTAPAPTGPGGARLDQAVESVQAVIRLGAARGVGQARIALSPAELGGIEIRLRSSAAGVVAMVVADSPEAAQLLQSAADDLRRSLDAQGIDLLRLDIGTAADERAAGEGAAAGDEASAEGAATGDDLDSSEAEADADADADTTIQLPNGVLVDVLA, from the coding sequence ATGACCACTGAACGAATCGCAGCCCCGCCCCCCAGCACCGGGGCGCCGCCCGGGAGACGGGCGGCGGAGGCCAAGGGCGATCCCTTCGGGGCGCTCCTGGACCTCCACCAGGCCCGGTCCGCCAAGGCGGAGGGCACACACCGGCGAGGCCCCGACGCGGCCCCGCAAGAGGAGAAGCCCACCGGAGGCGAGGATGCTCCGGGTGCCGCCCGCGACAACTGCGGCCCGTCCGGCCGTGACGAGGTGCGCGGCGGAGAGGGCGACGGCCACGACTGCCACGGTCGCGAGGGCAAGGTTCACTCGGGCGAGGGCCACGACGGCCACGGCGAGGGCAAGGGACAAGGCCACGACTGCCAGGACGGCGAGGCCGCCGTGGCGGTGGAGGCCCCGGCCGCCACGCCGGCGCAGCCCGCGGTTCCCGCGCCGCCGGCCGCCGGCACGGGCGCGACGACGCCGGCCCAGCCCGCCACGCCGGGCGCCGGCCGGGCGCCGGCCACGGGCCAGGCGCCCGCACAGCCGGGCGCCGCCATCACGCCCGCGACCGTGCCGGGCGAGGCCGGCGCCTCGGTTCCCGTCACTGCTGCTGTGAACGGTCAGCCCGCCGCGGCGAGCGCGGAGGCCAAGGCCGTCGCGGTCGGCGGCCAAGTCGCCGCGGCGCCGGCGGAGGCGAAGGCGACTGCAATCAACGGTCAGCCTGCCGCGGCCACCGCGGAAGCCCGCCCGGGCACCACGACCGTGCGCCCCGAGGCTGCCGCAGCCCCGGCCGTGCCCGCCACCCCGGCCCAGCCGGCCGGCGGCAACGCCGCGGGCCATGGCGGCGGCGCCGGCACCCAGCCCGAGCAGAAGGCCATGCCCGCACAGCCGGCTCCGGCCGCCACGCAGGGGCAGCCTGCGAGCCAGGCCCAGCCGGCCGCCCAGGCCCAGCCCGCCGCCCAGGCCCAGCCCGCCGCCCAGGCCCAGCCGGCCGCCCAGGCCCAGCCCGCCACGCCCGCACAGCCCGCCGCCCCGGCGCAAGCCCAGGCCCCGACCGCCCCTGCGCCCACCGGACCCGGCGGCGCCCGGCTGGACCAGGCCGTGGAGTCGGTCCAGGCCGTCATCCGCCTCGGCGCCGCCCGGGGCGTGGGCCAGGCGCGCATCGCGCTCAGCCCCGCCGAGCTCGGCGGAATCGAGATCCGGCTGCGCTCGTCCGCGGCGGGTGTGGTCGCCATGGTCGTGGCGGACTCCCCGGAGGCGGCCCAGCTGCTCCAGAGCGCGGCGGACGACCTCCGCCGCTCGCTCGACGCGCAGGGGATCGACCTGCTGCGCCTGGACATCGGCACGGCCGCTGACGAGCGCGCCGCCGGCGAGGGCGCCGCAGCCGGCGACGAGGCCTCTGCCGAGGGCGCCGCCACGGGCGACGACCTCGACTCCTCCGAGGCCGAGGCGGACGCCGACGCCGACGCCGACACCACCATCCAGCTCCCGAACGGCGTCCTCGTGGACGTCCTCGCCTAG
- a CDS encoding flagellar hook capping FlgD N-terminal domain-containing protein: protein MPMNIGATTSDTSSVTSAVQQAPGLGKDDFLKLLVGQLRNQNPMDPTGSQDFIQQMTMFSTLEQVTNMAAAGQRTEGALATQQAVDLIGRNVTYVKADGLTAQGVVERVSFADGIAQLTIGGETGIEPGAVTEVS from the coding sequence ATGCCCATGAACATCGGCGCAACCACGAGCGACACCAGCTCGGTGACCTCAGCGGTCCAGCAGGCGCCCGGCCTGGGCAAGGACGACTTCCTCAAGCTGCTCGTCGGGCAGCTGCGCAACCAGAACCCGATGGACCCGACGGGCAGCCAGGACTTCATCCAGCAGATGACGATGTTCTCGACGCTCGAGCAGGTCACGAACATGGCCGCGGCCGGGCAGCGCACCGAGGGCGCGCTCGCCACCCAGCAGGCGGTGGACCTGATCGGGCGGAACGTGACCTACGTCAAGGCCGACGGCTTGACCGCGCAGGGCGTGGTGGAGCGTGTGAGCTTCGCCGACGGCATCGCGCAGCTCACGATCGGCGGCGAGACGGGCATCGAGCCGGGCGCGGTGACGGAGGTCTCGTGA
- a CDS encoding TIGR02530 family flagellar biosynthesis protein, which produces MTGPLHNPALLPPGAVAPAGAPAAPAGAARAQRPEGPSFAEVLSRQTEGVQFSKHALQRVERRGIELDGTTVARLEDGVDRAAGKGARDAVVFVDGTAFVVAVKNRTVVTAVNAEHMREHVFTNIDSAVIA; this is translated from the coding sequence GTGACCGGCCCGCTGCACAACCCCGCATTGCTGCCGCCCGGGGCGGTCGCTCCCGCCGGCGCCCCGGCGGCGCCTGCCGGCGCGGCGCGCGCCCAGCGGCCGGAGGGCCCGTCGTTCGCCGAGGTGCTCAGCCGCCAGACGGAAGGCGTGCAGTTCTCCAAGCATGCCCTGCAGCGGGTGGAGCGCCGCGGCATCGAGCTCGACGGGACCACCGTCGCGCGGCTCGAGGACGGCGTGGACCGCGCCGCTGGCAAGGGTGCCCGCGACGCAGTGGTCTTCGTGGACGGAACCGCCTTCGTGGTGGCCGTCAAGAATCGCACCGTCGTAACGGCGGTGAACGCCGAGCACATGCGCGAGCACGTGTTCACCAACATCGACAGCGCCGTGATCGCATGA
- a CDS encoding flagellar hook-basal body complex protein yields the protein MFSAISGLKTHQIMLDVVANDIANVNTVGYKGGRTTFKDSLSQLQTGATAPGGGQAGANAAQVGLGVQLGAIDNVMNNGAFQSTGNVTDVAIQGDGWFRVGSGTPPALPASFQYTRAGNFTFNALGDLTTQDGYYVVGRTAAGGGTDTYLNVPPGSSDVAIGQDGALSYIPSGGGARVTAGFISLSGFANEAGLQRVAGNRWLESPASGAATVGTPGGNFGTTVSGTVEMSNVDLATEFTEMISAQRGFQANSRAISVSDEMLQELVNLKR from the coding sequence ATGTTCTCCGCGATCAGCGGACTGAAGACCCACCAGATCATGCTTGACGTGGTGGCGAACGACATCGCCAACGTCAACACGGTCGGCTACAAGGGCGGTCGCACGACGTTCAAGGACTCGCTCTCCCAGCTGCAGACCGGCGCCACGGCGCCGGGCGGCGGCCAGGCCGGCGCGAACGCCGCCCAGGTCGGCCTGGGCGTGCAGCTCGGCGCCATCGACAACGTGATGAACAACGGCGCGTTCCAGTCCACCGGCAACGTCACCGACGTGGCCATCCAGGGCGACGGCTGGTTCCGCGTGGGCTCGGGGACGCCGCCGGCGCTGCCGGCCTCGTTCCAGTACACGCGTGCCGGCAACTTCACGTTCAACGCGTTGGGCGACCTGACCACTCAGGACGGCTACTACGTGGTGGGCCGCACCGCTGCCGGCGGCGGCACCGACACCTACCTCAACGTGCCGCCCGGCTCGAGCGACGTCGCGATCGGGCAGGACGGCGCCCTGAGCTACATCCCGAGCGGCGGTGGCGCCCGCGTGACGGCGGGCTTCATCTCGCTGTCCGGCTTCGCGAACGAGGCCGGGCTCCAGCGCGTGGCGGGCAACCGCTGGCTCGAGAGCCCGGCGTCGGGCGCGGCCACCGTGGGCACCCCCGGCGGCAATTTCGGCACCACGGTGTCGGGGACGGTGGAGATGTCCAACGTGGACCTGGCCACGGAGTTCACCGAGATGATCAGCGCGCAGCGCGGCTTCCAGGCCAACTCGCGCGCGATCTCGGTCTCCGACGAGATGCTCCAGGAGCTCGTGAACCTGAAGCGCTAG
- a CDS encoding flagellar FlbD family protein, translating to MISLQRLGHDGHEFQLNPDLIVTVEANPDSVITLSTGAKIVVSEAPDQVTDAVREWRVGILAAALKRRA from the coding sequence ATGATCTCTCTGCAGCGCCTGGGCCACGACGGCCACGAGTTCCAGCTCAACCCCGACCTGATCGTCACGGTCGAGGCGAACCCGGACAGCGTGATCACGCTCTCGACCGGTGCGAAGATCGTGGTCTCCGAGGCGCCGGACCAGGTGACGGATGCCGTGCGCGAGTGGCGTGTCGGCATTCTCGCCGCGGCCCTGAAGCGCCGGGCCTGA